A single window of Corythoichthys intestinalis isolate RoL2023-P3 chromosome 21, ASM3026506v1, whole genome shotgun sequence DNA harbors:
- the LOC130909201 gene encoding thyroid hormone receptor alpha-B isoform X2, translated as MEHMPKEQEPNPLEGEEKRWLNGPKRKRKNSQCSVKSMTGYIPSYLEKDEPCVVCGDKATGYHYRCITCEGCKGFFRRTIQKNLHPAYSCKYEGCCIIDKITRNQCQLCRFKKCIAVGMAMDLVLDDSKRVAKRRLIEENRERRKKEEMVKTLQNRPEPTGSEWELIHMVTEAHRHTNAQGSQWKQKRKFLPDKIGQSPVAPTSDGDKVDLEAFSEFTKIITPAITRVVDFAKKLHMFSELPCEDQIILLKGCCMEIMSLRAAMRYDPESETLTLSGEMAVKREQLKNGGLGVVSDAIFDLGKSLAQFNLDDTEVALLQAVLLMSSDRSGLTCVDKIEKCQEAYLLAFEHYINYRKHNIPHFWPKLLMKVTDLRMIGACHASRFLHMKVECPNELFPPLFLEVFEDQEV; from the exons GGTACATCCCCAGCTACCTGGAGAAGGATGAGCCGTGTGTGGTGTGTGGTGACAAGGCCACAGGCTACCACTACCGCTGCATTACATGTGAGGGCTGCAAG GGTTTTTTCCGCAGAACCATCCAGAAGAACCTGCACCCCGCCTACTCGTGCAAGTACGAAGGCTGCTGCATCATCGACAAGATCACGCGCAACCAGTGTCAGCTATGTCGCTTCAAGAAGTGCATCGCCGTTGGCATGGCTATGGACT TGGTTCTGGACGACTCCAAGCGGGTGGCCAAGCGGCGCCTGATCGAGGAGAACCGCGAGCGCCGCAAGAAGGAGGAAATGGTCAAGACGCTTCAGAACCGGCCGGAGCCCACCGGGTCGGAGTGGGAGCTGATCCACATGGTGACCGAGGCCCACCGGCACACCAACGCTCAGGGCTCTCAGTGGAAGCAGAAGCGCAAATTCCTG CCGGACAAAATCGGCCAATCACCGGTGGCGCCCACGTCGGACGGCGACAAGGTCGACTTGGAGGCCTTCAGCGAGTTCACCAAGATTATCACTCCCGCCATCACGCGAGTGGTCGACTTtgccaaaaaacttcacatgttTTCAGAG TTGCCCTGCGAGGACCAGATCATCCTGCTGAAGGGCTGCTGCATGGAGATCATGTCGCTGCGGGCGGCCATGCGCTACGACCCCGAGAGCGAGACGCTGACGCTGAGCGGCGAGATGGCGGTCAAGCGCGAGCAGCTCAAGAACGGCGGGCTGGGCGTGGTGTCGGACGCCATCTTCGACCTGGGCAAAAGCTTGGCGCAGTTCAACCTGGACGACACAGAGGTGGCGCTGCTGCAGGCCGTGCTGCTCATGAGCTCAG ACCGCTCCGGCTTGACGTGCGTGGACAAAATCGAGAAGTGCCAGGAGGCCTACCTGCTGGCGTTCGAGCACTACATCAACTACCGCAAGCACAACATTCCTCACTTCTGGCCCAAGCTGCTGATGAAAGTGACGGACCTGCGCATGATCGGCGCCTGCCACGCCAGCCGCTTCCTGCACATGAAGGTGGAATGTCCCAACGAGCTCTTCCCGCCGCTCTTCCTGGAGGTCTTCGAGGACCAGGAGGTGTGA
- the LOC130909201 gene encoding thyroid hormone receptor alpha-B isoform X3 yields MHLLSSLCVTRWLNGPKRKRKNSQCSVKSMTGYIPSYLEKDEPCVVCGDKATGYHYRCITCEGCKGFFRRTIQKNLHPAYSCKYEGCCIIDKITRNQCQLCRFKKCIAVGMAMDLVLDDSKRVAKRRLIEENRERRKKEEMVKTLQNRPEPTGSEWELIHMVTEAHRHTNAQGSQWKQKRKFLPDKIGQSPVAPTSDGDKVDLEAFSEFTKIITPAITRVVDFAKKLHMFSELPCEDQIILLKGCCMEIMSLRAAMRYDPESETLTLSGEMAVKREQLKNGGLGVVSDAIFDLGKSLAQFNLDDTEVALLQAVLLMSSDRSGLTCVDKIEKCQEAYLLAFEHYINYRKHNIPHFWPKLLMKVTDLRMIGACHASRFLHMKVECPNELFPPLFLEVFEDQEV; encoded by the exons GGTACATCCCCAGCTACCTGGAGAAGGATGAGCCGTGTGTGGTGTGTGGTGACAAGGCCACAGGCTACCACTACCGCTGCATTACATGTGAGGGCTGCAAG GGTTTTTTCCGCAGAACCATCCAGAAGAACCTGCACCCCGCCTACTCGTGCAAGTACGAAGGCTGCTGCATCATCGACAAGATCACGCGCAACCAGTGTCAGCTATGTCGCTTCAAGAAGTGCATCGCCGTTGGCATGGCTATGGACT TGGTTCTGGACGACTCCAAGCGGGTGGCCAAGCGGCGCCTGATCGAGGAGAACCGCGAGCGCCGCAAGAAGGAGGAAATGGTCAAGACGCTTCAGAACCGGCCGGAGCCCACCGGGTCGGAGTGGGAGCTGATCCACATGGTGACCGAGGCCCACCGGCACACCAACGCTCAGGGCTCTCAGTGGAAGCAGAAGCGCAAATTCCTG CCGGACAAAATCGGCCAATCACCGGTGGCGCCCACGTCGGACGGCGACAAGGTCGACTTGGAGGCCTTCAGCGAGTTCACCAAGATTATCACTCCCGCCATCACGCGAGTGGTCGACTTtgccaaaaaacttcacatgttTTCAGAG TTGCCCTGCGAGGACCAGATCATCCTGCTGAAGGGCTGCTGCATGGAGATCATGTCGCTGCGGGCGGCCATGCGCTACGACCCCGAGAGCGAGACGCTGACGCTGAGCGGCGAGATGGCGGTCAAGCGCGAGCAGCTCAAGAACGGCGGGCTGGGCGTGGTGTCGGACGCCATCTTCGACCTGGGCAAAAGCTTGGCGCAGTTCAACCTGGACGACACAGAGGTGGCGCTGCTGCAGGCCGTGCTGCTCATGAGCTCAG ACCGCTCCGGCTTGACGTGCGTGGACAAAATCGAGAAGTGCCAGGAGGCCTACCTGCTGGCGTTCGAGCACTACATCAACTACCGCAAGCACAACATTCCTCACTTCTGGCCCAAGCTGCTGATGAAAGTGACGGACCTGCGCATGATCGGCGCCTGCCACGCCAGCCGCTTCCTGCACATGAAGGTGGAATGTCCCAACGAGCTCTTCCCGCCGCTCTTCCTGGAGGTCTTCGAGGACCAGGAGGTGTGA
- the LOC130909201 gene encoding thyroid hormone receptor alpha-B isoform X4, whose amino-acid sequence MTGYIPSYLEKDEPCVVCGDKATGYHYRCITCEGCKGFFRRTIQKNLHPAYSCKYEGCCIIDKITRNQCQLCRFKKCIAVGMAMDLVLDDSKRVAKRRLIEENRERRKKEEMVKTLQNRPEPTGSEWELIHMVTEAHRHTNAQGSQWKQKRKFLPDKIGQSPVAPTSDGDKVDLEAFSEFTKIITPAITRVVDFAKKLHMFSELPCEDQIILLKGCCMEIMSLRAAMRYDPESETLTLSGEMAVKREQLKNGGLGVVSDAIFDLGKSLAQFNLDDTEVALLQAVLLMSSDRSGLTCVDKIEKCQEAYLLAFEHYINYRKHNIPHFWPKLLMKVTDLRMIGACHASRFLHMKVECPNELFPPLFLEVFEDQEV is encoded by the exons GGTACATCCCCAGCTACCTGGAGAAGGATGAGCCGTGTGTGGTGTGTGGTGACAAGGCCACAGGCTACCACTACCGCTGCATTACATGTGAGGGCTGCAAG GGTTTTTTCCGCAGAACCATCCAGAAGAACCTGCACCCCGCCTACTCGTGCAAGTACGAAGGCTGCTGCATCATCGACAAGATCACGCGCAACCAGTGTCAGCTATGTCGCTTCAAGAAGTGCATCGCCGTTGGCATGGCTATGGACT TGGTTCTGGACGACTCCAAGCGGGTGGCCAAGCGGCGCCTGATCGAGGAGAACCGCGAGCGCCGCAAGAAGGAGGAAATGGTCAAGACGCTTCAGAACCGGCCGGAGCCCACCGGGTCGGAGTGGGAGCTGATCCACATGGTGACCGAGGCCCACCGGCACACCAACGCTCAGGGCTCTCAGTGGAAGCAGAAGCGCAAATTCCTG CCGGACAAAATCGGCCAATCACCGGTGGCGCCCACGTCGGACGGCGACAAGGTCGACTTGGAGGCCTTCAGCGAGTTCACCAAGATTATCACTCCCGCCATCACGCGAGTGGTCGACTTtgccaaaaaacttcacatgttTTCAGAG TTGCCCTGCGAGGACCAGATCATCCTGCTGAAGGGCTGCTGCATGGAGATCATGTCGCTGCGGGCGGCCATGCGCTACGACCCCGAGAGCGAGACGCTGACGCTGAGCGGCGAGATGGCGGTCAAGCGCGAGCAGCTCAAGAACGGCGGGCTGGGCGTGGTGTCGGACGCCATCTTCGACCTGGGCAAAAGCTTGGCGCAGTTCAACCTGGACGACACAGAGGTGGCGCTGCTGCAGGCCGTGCTGCTCATGAGCTCAG ACCGCTCCGGCTTGACGTGCGTGGACAAAATCGAGAAGTGCCAGGAGGCCTACCTGCTGGCGTTCGAGCACTACATCAACTACCGCAAGCACAACATTCCTCACTTCTGGCCCAAGCTGCTGATGAAAGTGACGGACCTGCGCATGATCGGCGCCTGCCACGCCAGCCGCTTCCTGCACATGAAGGTGGAATGTCCCAACGAGCTCTTCCCGCCGCTCTTCCTGGAGGTCTTCGAGGACCAGGAGGTGTGA